The following coding sequences lie in one Cyanobacterium sp. Dongsha4 genomic window:
- a CDS encoding sodium-dependent bicarbonate transport family permease yields the protein MDFLSNFVSDFIGQLQSPTLGFLIGGMIIAALGSQLQIPDSIYKFIVFMLLIKVGLSGGIAIRKANLGEIFLPALFAVLLGILIVFIARYTLAQLPKIKMVDALATGGLFGAVSGSTLAAGLTALEAQGIEYEAWAAALYPFMDIPALVTAIVMASVYLSKRRNDKEEEFSQVEYVSKQAVAAGDYSSVEYPTTRQEYLSQQRGTPKRVEIWPIVKESLQGSALSALLLGLALGLFTQPESVYESFFSPLFRGLLSILMLVMGMEATARLSELRKVAQWYAVYAFVAPLVHGFIAFGFGMIAHALTGFSLGGVVLLAVIACSSSDISGPPTLRAGIPSANPSAYVGSSTAIGTPVAIGIGIPLYIGLAQAIMGG from the coding sequence GTGGATTTCTTATCTAATTTTGTGTCTGATTTCATAGGACAGTTGCAATCCCCAACTTTGGGGTTTCTGATTGGTGGAATGATAATTGCGGCTCTCGGTAGCCAACTACAAATTCCCGACTCAATTTATAAGTTTATTGTTTTCATGCTACTTATAAAAGTCGGTTTGAGCGGTGGTATTGCAATTCGTAAAGCCAATTTAGGGGAAATATTTTTACCCGCTTTGTTTGCTGTTTTGCTAGGAATATTAATCGTCTTTATTGCTCGATATACATTAGCTCAATTACCTAAGATCAAAATGGTAGATGCTCTAGCCACGGGAGGTTTATTCGGGGCTGTTAGTGGTTCTACTTTAGCGGCAGGTTTGACGGCATTAGAAGCTCAAGGTATTGAATACGAAGCGTGGGCGGCGGCTCTCTATCCATTTATGGATATTCCTGCTCTTGTAACTGCTATTGTTATGGCTAGTGTTTATCTTAGCAAACGTCGTAATGATAAAGAAGAAGAATTCAGCCAAGTAGAATATGTTAGTAAACAGGCAGTTGCCGCAGGAGATTACTCCAGTGTGGAATATCCTACAACTCGTCAAGAGTATCTTAGCCAACAACGTGGTACACCAAAGCGAGTAGAGATATGGCCTATTGTTAAAGAAAGTCTCCAAGGTTCTGCTTTATCAGCGTTGTTACTTGGACTTGCTTTAGGTTTGTTCACTCAGCCTGAAAGTGTTTATGAGAGTTTCTTTAGTCCTCTGTTTCGTGGTTTACTTTCCATTTTGATGTTGGTAATGGGTATGGAAGCTACTGCAAGGCTTAGTGAATTACGTAAGGTAGCTCAGTGGTATGCAGTATATGCTTTTGTTGCACCATTAGTACATGGGTTTATCGCTTTCGGTTTCGGTATGATTGCTCATGCTCTGACTGGATTTAGCCTTGGTGGCGTAGTACTCTTAGCCGTTATTGCTTGTTCTAGCTCAGATATTTCTGGACCTCCCACTTTACGGGCAGGTATCCCTTCAGCTAATCCCTCTGCCTATGTGGGTTCTTCCACTGCTATCGGTACACCGGTTGCTATTGGCATAGGAATACCACTATACATCGGTCTTGCCCAAGCAATTATGGGCGGCTGA
- a CDS encoding P-II family nitrogen regulator — MTQQASKLVIVTEKLLLKPIAKIIDAAGASGYTVVAAGGKGSRNVRSSGQPTVSDTYSNIKIEVLTANRDMALKISDDIAAQFFNDYSGIIYICDAEVLYAHKF; from the coding sequence ATGACCCAGCAAGCCAGTAAGCTCGTCATCGTCACGGAAAAGTTACTGCTAAAACCGATCGCCAAGATCATCGATGCAGCCGGAGCTTCCGGTTATACGGTGGTAGCCGCTGGCGGTAAAGGCAGTCGCAACGTTCGCTCATCAGGACAACCCACAGTTTCCGACACCTACTCGAATATCAAAATAGAGGTACTTACTGCTAATCGAGATATGGCGTTGAAGATTTCGGATGACATTGCAGCACAGTTTTTTAACGACTACTCAGGTATTATTTATATCTGTGACGCTGAAGTTCTGTATGCACATAAGTTCTAA
- the cysH gene encoding phosphoadenosine phosphosulfate reductase, translating to MYQLPNTHFELDLKNINEKLAQANASQIVSWAKAEFGSHLVLSTSFGIQSAVMLHLVTQVVPDIPVIWIDTGYLPKETYLFAEELTNKLNLNLKVYQSHLTPARMEAIYGKLWEKKDVESLNLYDRIRKVEPMQRALKELSAKAWLAGLRQNQTQFRKQLGYVNQQGEQYKILPILRWNSRDIYEYLKEYDLPYHPYFDQGYVTVGDWHSSRPLSADDDHERDTRFHGLKQECGLHLPTSKEEAQSLDSSQL from the coding sequence GTGTATCAATTACCTAATACCCATTTTGAGCTAGATTTAAAAAATATCAATGAGAAATTAGCCCAAGCAAATGCAAGTCAAATAGTGTCATGGGCAAAAGCAGAATTTGGTTCTCATTTGGTCTTAAGTACCAGTTTTGGCATTCAATCGGCGGTGATGTTGCATCTAGTAACTCAAGTCGTGCCTGATATTCCTGTCATCTGGATTGATACAGGGTATTTACCTAAAGAAACTTATTTATTTGCCGAAGAATTAACTAATAAATTAAATCTTAATTTGAAAGTTTACCAATCCCATTTAACCCCCGCAAGAATGGAAGCAATTTATGGCAAATTATGGGAAAAAAAAGACGTTGAATCCCTCAATTTATATGATCGTATTCGCAAAGTTGAACCCATGCAACGAGCTTTAAAAGAGTTATCGGCTAAGGCTTGGTTAGCAGGATTAAGACAAAATCAAACTCAATTTCGCAAACAATTAGGTTATGTTAATCAACAGGGTGAACAATATAAAATTTTACCAATTTTGCGCTGGAATTCCAGAGATATTTATGAGTATTTAAAAGAGTATGATTTACCTTATCATCCTTACTTTGATCAGGGTTATGTCACCGTGGGAGATTGGCATTCTAGTCGCCCTCTGTCAGCCGATGATGACCATGAAAGAGATACCCGTTTCCATGGTTTAAAACAAGAATGTGGTTTGCACTTACCTACTAGCAAGGAAGAGGCACAAAGTTTAGATTCTAGTCAACTCTAG